The Desulfonatronum lacustre DSM 10312 region ACCTGCTCTTTTCCGTGCACCTGAAGGCCACGATGATGAAGGTCTCGGACCCGGTGATCTTCGGCCACGTGGTTTCCGTCTTTTTCCAGGAGGTCTTTGCTAAGCACGCCGAGACCCTCGCGGCCTTGCGCGTGGCTCCGGACAACGGCCTGGGCGACCTTCTGGCCAAGGTGGCCACCCTGCCGGAAGACCAGCGGGCGGCCATCGAAGCGGATATCCGGGAAGCCCTGGCCAAAGGGCCGAAGCTGGCCATGGTGGACTCGGACAAGGGCATCACCAACCTGCACGTACCCAGCGACGTGATCATCGACGCCTCCATGCCCGCGGCCATCCGCACCTCGGGCCGGATGTGGGGCCCGGACGGCAAGCCGCACGACACCAAGTTCGTCATTCCGGACAGCAGCTACGCCGGGGTCTACCAGGCCGTGATCGACGACTGCAAGGCCCACGGAGCCCTTGATCCCACGACCATGGGCACGGTGCCCAATGTCGGTCTGATGGCTCAAAAGGCCGAGGAATATGGAAGCCATGACAAGACCTTCCTGGCCCCCGGAGAGGGCCTGATCCGGATCGTCGCCGCCTCCGGCCAGGTGCTCCTGGAGCAGGAGGTGGAACAGGGGGATATCTGGCGGGCCTGCCAGACCAAGGACGTTCCGATCCGCGACTGGGTCAAGCTGGCCGTGACCCGGGCCCGGGCCACGGGCTGGCCCGCGGTCTTCTGGCTGGACGACCGGCGGGCCCACGACCGCGAACTCATCGCCAAGATCCGGGACTATCTGCCCGAATACGACACCACCGGCCTGGACATCCGGATCATGGCCCCGACCCGGGCCGCCAAGCTCAGCGTGGAGCGGATGCGGGCCGGGGAGAACACCATTTCCGTGACCGGCAACGTGCTCCGGGACTACCTCACGGACCTGTTCCCGATTCTGGAAGTGGGCACCAGCGCGAAAATGCTCTCCATCGTGCCGTTGATCAACGGCGGCGGCCTGTTCGAGACCGGGGCCGGGGGGTCCGCGCCCAAGCATGTCCAGCAGTTTCTGGCCGAGAGCCATCTGCGCTGGGATTCCCTGGGCGAGTTCCTGGCCCTGGCCGCGTCCCTGGAGCATCTGGGCCACGCGGCGGGCCATCCCGGAGCCAAAATCTTGGCGCACACCCTGGACAGGGCCAACGGCCGCTTCCTGGAAAGCAACAAATCGCCTTCCCGCAAAAGCGGCGAGATCGACACCCGGGGAAGCCATTTTTACCTGGCCCTGTACTGGGCCGAGGAACTGGCCCGGCACCAGGAAGACGCGGCCCTTGGGGCCGTATTCGCTCCCCTGGCCGCGAAGTTGAAGGAGAATGAATCTCGGATCACCGAAGAACTGCTGGCGGCTCAGGGCCGCCCCGTGGACATCGGCGGGTATTACCGCCCGGACGATGACCTGGCGAACGCGGCCATGCGCCCGAGCCGGACCTTCAACGCCCTGCTGGACTTGCTCGCTGGGTAGGCTTTTTTGAGCACAATCCTTGCATGGTTGAGGGTGCAGGCTGAACACGAAATGCCCACCCTCAACCATGAAGGAGGCGCTCATGCGACAGCCAACCCTCAACCGTCCCTCCCGACAGGACTCCCGCGCCCCTCAGGCATCCCGGGCCCCGCTGACCCGGCACGCCTGGCAGCGGATGACCGCCAGGGGCATCCCTTCCGACGCCGTGGAAGCCGCCTTGCAGTACGGGCGGATCGTCCACACCCGCGGCGCGGCCATCAGCGTCATCGGCCGCAAGGAAGTCGAGCAGTGCCACAAACACGGCATCAACCTCTCCGCCTACGAAGGCGTCCAGGTCGTCTGCTCCCCTGACGGGGCAGTGATGACCACCTACCGCAACCGGGATTTCCGTGGACTGCGCACACCAGGCCGCAAGAAGTCCCGGCGTTGATTTGCGAAAGTGCATCCCGGCATGACAAGCCCCAGCTCTAGCCGAACCGGTAGTGCTTCCGGCGTCCTTGAAGATCTTCCACTGACAGGACATGCCCTGGGGAAACGTGATCAGATCGCCGGCCCGGATGCGCACGGGCCGGCCGCCGTCCGGCGTGACCTCCACCTCTCCCTCCAGCAGATAACACATTTCCCGCTCGTCATAGCTCCAGGGAAACTCCGAAGCCTCCTTGGTCCAGATCGCCAGGAACGAACCCCAAGCTGAGCAAGGTTTTCCTCGGTGGGATTGGACGTGACCAGAGTTTCAGATTCCATGCGCGACCACCTTTGGCTTGAGTGTTGTTCGCGTCGAGATAGCCATCAATCTTTGACGCGGCTAGGAATTTTTCGTAGTTTTTTGAAAAAACGGAGATGACCATGGAAACCATATGTGAAGTCGCCACCATGACCACCAGGGGCCAGGTTACCCTTCCCAAAACAATCCGTCAGGCACTGGGGCTTGACGCTGGCACCAAGCTGTCTTTTACCCTTCGAGACAGTGAAATCATGGTTTCGCGTGTCGGGGCCGAAGAGCATAAGGATCCTGCAATCGGGGCATTTCTGCGCCTTCTGGAACAAGACGTCGCCCAAGGGTGCAACATTTCAGGGCCATCAAAGGCACTCACCGCGAGCCTGATCGCGGCGCTTGAGCCTACGCAAGAATCCACGGGGAACATTTCCGGGGATGTGGCCCTGTAAATGCAGCGCCACGGATGGACCTTGCTCTTTCATGACTGCCTGCTCCGGCAACTGGAACGTCTTTCGAAAGCCTGTGAGCGGGCCAGGGCGGCGAACCCCACGGACTGGCAGGATAATGCCAACACCAAGCTTTTCCGCGCACTCTCACGGCTGATGCTGGAAACCATCCCAAGCGACCCAAGCCGCCCTGCCTACCGTCAGGGCACAACCCTGGGCAAGGCTCATCGCCACTGGCGCAGGGCCAAGATCGGCAGACGCTTTCGTCTGTTCTTCCGCTACGACTCCACCGCGAAAATCATCGTCTATGCCTGGGTTAACGACGAAAAGACCATGCGGCAGGCCCATGGGAAAACCGACCCGTACGCTGTCTTTCAGAAGATGCTTGCCCAAGGCAATCCCCCCGATTCCTGGAACCAGCTCATCACCGATTCCAGGTCCGGCCGTCAATTCGATTTTGATTGAATTGCATTGGAGTCATGGAAAAAGCTACTGCACCGGACCGCCGCCCCGGAACATGAAGTACACCGCGCCCACCAGGCACAGGGCGGCCCAGAGATAGTCCAGGCGCAGCGGCTCCTTCATGTACACGAAGGCAAAAGCGGCGAACACGCTCAGGCTGATCACCTCCTGCATCACCCGTAACTGTCCCAGGGTGTAGAAGTTGATGCCGATGCGGTTGGCCGGAATCATCAGGGTGTATTCGAACAGGGCGATGCCCCAGCTGAACAGGATCGCCAGGACCAGAGGCTTGGCGGCCATGTGCTTGAGATGGCCGTACCAGGCGAAGGTCATGAATATGTTGGAGAAGAAGAGCAGGATGATGGGTTTGAGCATGGCGGATGCTTCATGAAGGAAAGGGTCGAAGCCAGACCGATAGGTATTGGCCGACGGATCAGACGCGGATCGCGGGGAGGGATTTGCAATAAATCAATTTGTCGTCCGCCGGAGCGTAAAAGTCCTTGAGCACGGCTACCTGGGCGTAGCCGCACCGTTCATAGAACCGCTGCGTGGGTTGGTAGAGCTCGCGGGAGGACGTCTCAATGTAGACCCTGGTTCCGCCCAGGGCCGGGATTTCGGCTTCGGTCGCCTGGATCAGGCGCCGACCCAGGCCGTGACCCTGGCGACGCGGATCGACGATGATCCAGTAGAGGTCAAAGCTGGAAATCGTGCAGGGAATGAGGCCGAAGCAGGCGTAGCCCAGAAGACCGTTCGCCGCGTCCTCGGCGAACAGAAAATGATACCCGCTGGCCGGGCCTTTGTTCAGGCGTTCCTCGGCCAGTTCCGCGGCCACGGCCACCTCCTCGGCGGTGAAGAAGCCCGTGGCCTCGGCCATGTGCGCAATGGCCGGGATGTCCGCGGCCCGGACCCCGCGGCGGAGCGTGACGAGGTCGCTCATGCGGCCTCCTTTGGAACCGCGGCGGTCCGGAAGATACGGTCCACCGCAGCGTCGAAGGTCAGGCCCGAGGCCGACAGCGCGGCCTGAAACCCGGCGTCCGGAGACAGACAGGGGTTGGCGTTGACGTCGATGATCCACGGACGCCCTCTCTTATCTACCCGAAAGTCCACCCGAAAATCGATTCGGGCGTACCCCGCAAGGCCGAAGGCCCGCCAGCAGTCCAGAGCCAGCCCGCTCAGTTCGGCCAGCAGTGGCGCGTCCCGTTCTGGAAATTCCAACTCCCGCACAGTGTTCCGGTACTCGAAGCTCTGCTCCAGCCATTTGGCCCGAAAGCCCACCACCTGGGGCTGGTCCTCCGGGAAGTCCAGAAAGCGGATCTCCGCCGGGGCCAGAACCTGAACCGGCGTTTCGTTCACGTCGGGGTCAGCCAGCAGGGCCAGATTGAATTCCCGGCCCGGAACATAGGCCTCGGCGAACCATTCCCCGCCCGGATTTCGTTGTCGTTCACCCATGGCGGCCCTGAGTTCCTCCGGACCGTTGACGGTCAGGACGTTGTCCGCATCCAGGCCGTGAGAGGCGTGTTCCCAGACGGATTTGACGATGTACGTGCCGGGAAAAACCGCGTTGCCTCGGCCCTGGTGGTCCAGCCAGACCGGCGTGGGCAGTCCGGCCTCCGCCAGATCGATTTTGGCCAGCAGCTTGCTGGTGGAGCGCTCCAGGGCCCTGGCCGGGCTGCCCGTGCTGGGCAGACCGTGCCGGGCCAGGACGGCCGGGACGTGATGCACGTGCCGGGCCGAGCCCTGAATGCTCTCCACCAGATTGACGACCAGATCCGCCGCGACGTCCGGGAATGGGCCAGGGCCATTGGAAAAAGCGCCGGGCGTGAGCGCGAGGTCGGGCCAGGGCCGGACCTGCACGTGATGGCCCAGCCGGGTCGCGGCCTCGGCCAGGGCCCGGACCTGGGCCAAAACATCCGCGTCGTCCAGCGAGGCCGCCTCTTTCAGCGGGCTGTGCGCCACCAGGATTTTCATGCGACCCGGACCAGCGGCTGATCGTACTCTCCCATATCCACTTCTGGTGCGTCACCAAGTTCCCGGGGATGGAAAGAGTCCGGCGCGAGCCGGACAGTGGATACGATCCCTTGGCCCGGGTCTTGGCCCAGAACTTGGCCCAGAACGTGGCCGGACGCCTCTTTTTGCACCTCCAGCCGCTCCAGGGCCGACTCCATGATCATCCGGATCAGATCCCGGTGGGCGATGCCTTGGAAGCCGCACAGAATGGACAGATCCGAGCGTATGGGATGCAGGCCGGGCAACGGGTTGATTTCCAGAATATTGGCTATGCCGTGTTCGTCCAGGCGGATGTCCACCCGCCCGCCGTCCCGGGCTCCCAGTCCGCGCCAGGCTTCCAGGGCCAGCAGGGACAA contains the following coding sequences:
- a CDS encoding DMT family protein, producing MLKPIILLFFSNIFMTFAWYGHLKHMAAKPLVLAILFSWGIALFEYTLMIPANRIGINFYTLGQLRVMQEVISLSVFAAFAFVYMKEPLRLDYLWAALCLVGAVYFMFRGGGPVQ
- a CDS encoding type II toxin-antitoxin system PrlF family antitoxin, with protein sequence MTMETICEVATMTTRGQVTLPKTIRQALGLDAGTKLSFTLRDSEIMVSRVGAEEHKDPAIGAFLRLLEQDVAQGCNISGPSKALTASLIAALEPTQESTGNISGDVAL
- a CDS encoding NADP-dependent isocitrate dehydrogenase encodes the protein MTEKPATATIIYTLVDEAPGLATRSFLPVVTAYAGAAGIGVETRDISLSGRIIAKFPERLTSEQRIPDDLAELGALVRKPEANVIKLPNISASIPQLKAAIKELQGQGYDLPDYPEEPKTDEEVEIKARYDAVKGSAVNPVLREGNSDRRAPDSVKNYARKHPHSMGAWSADSRSHVATMQQGDLCSSEKSTTISEETAGKARIEFVSPNGGATTLKAETALAVGDIVDAAVMRRNALRAFLAEQIADARDQDLLFSVHLKATMMKVSDPVIFGHVVSVFFQEVFAKHAETLAALRVAPDNGLGDLLAKVATLPEDQRAAIEADIREALAKGPKLAMVDSDKGITNLHVPSDVIIDASMPAAIRTSGRMWGPDGKPHDTKFVIPDSSYAGVYQAVIDDCKAHGALDPTTMGTVPNVGLMAQKAEEYGSHDKTFLAPGEGLIRIVAASGQVLLEQEVEQGDIWRACQTKDVPIRDWVKLAVTRARATGWPAVFWLDDRRAHDRELIAKIRDYLPEYDTTGLDIRIMAPTRAAKLSVERMRAGENTISVTGNVLRDYLTDLFPILEVGTSAKMLSIVPLINGGGLFETGAGGSAPKHVQQFLAESHLRWDSLGEFLALAASLEHLGHAAGHPGAKILAHTLDRANGRFLESNKSPSRKSGEIDTRGSHFYLALYWAEELARHQEDAALGAVFAPLAAKLKENESRITEELLAAQGRPVDIGGYYRPDDDLANAAMRPSRTFNALLDLLAG
- a CDS encoding GNAT family N-acetyltransferase, with protein sequence MSDLVTLRRGVRAADIPAIAHMAEATGFFTAEEVAVAAELAEERLNKGPASGYHFLFAEDAANGLLGYACFGLIPCTISSFDLYWIIVDPRRQGHGLGRRLIQATEAEIPALGGTRVYIETSSRELYQPTQRFYERCGYAQVAVLKDFYAPADDKLIYCKSLPAIRV
- a CDS encoding type II toxin-antitoxin system YhaV family toxin encodes the protein MQRHGWTLLFHDCLLRQLERLSKACERARAANPTDWQDNANTKLFRALSRLMLETIPSDPSRPAYRQGTTLGKAHRHWRRAKIGRRFRLFFRYDSTAKIIVYAWVNDEKTMRQAHGKTDPYAVFQKMLAQGNPPDSWNQLITDSRSGRQFDFD
- a CDS encoding DUF4258 domain-containing protein; translation: MRQPTLNRPSRQDSRAPQASRAPLTRHAWQRMTARGIPSDAVEAALQYGRIVHTRGAAISVIGRKEVEQCHKHGINLSAYEGVQVVCSPDGAVMTTYRNRDFRGLRTPGRKKSRR